A genomic stretch from Mycobacterium malmoense includes:
- a CDS encoding SDR family oxidoreductase yields MGVVDGRVVIVTGAGGGIGRAHALAFAAEGARVVVNDIGVGLDGSPASGGSAAQGVVDEITAAGGEAVANGSNIADWDQAAGLIQTAIETFGGLDVLVNNAGIVRDRMIANTSEEEFDAVIAVHLKGHFATMRHAASYWRGLSKEGKAPKDIDARIINTSSGAGLQGSVGQGNYSAAKAGIAALTLVGAAELGRYGVTVNAIAPSARTRMTETVFAEMMATQDQDFDAMAPENISPLVVWLGSSESRDVTGKVFEVEGGIIRVAEGWAHGPQVDKGARWDPAELGPVVADLLAKARPAVPVYGA; encoded by the coding sequence ATGGGAGTGGTTGACGGCCGTGTCGTCATCGTCACCGGAGCGGGCGGCGGCATCGGTCGTGCGCATGCTTTGGCCTTCGCGGCCGAGGGCGCGCGGGTGGTGGTCAACGACATCGGGGTGGGACTGGACGGTTCACCGGCAAGCGGCGGTAGCGCCGCGCAGGGAGTGGTCGACGAGATTACCGCCGCCGGGGGGGAAGCCGTCGCCAATGGATCCAACATCGCCGACTGGGACCAAGCGGCCGGCCTGATCCAGACCGCCATCGAAACCTTCGGTGGCCTGGACGTTTTGGTGAACAATGCCGGCATCGTGCGCGACAGGATGATCGCCAACACCAGCGAAGAGGAATTCGACGCCGTCATCGCGGTGCACCTCAAGGGCCATTTCGCCACCATGCGGCACGCCGCGTCGTATTGGCGTGGGCTGTCCAAAGAGGGAAAAGCCCCGAAAGACATTGACGCACGGATCATTAACACCAGCTCCGGCGCGGGCCTGCAGGGCAGTGTGGGTCAGGGGAACTACAGCGCCGCCAAGGCGGGCATCGCGGCGCTGACGCTGGTCGGGGCCGCCGAGCTGGGTCGATACGGCGTGACCGTCAACGCCATCGCGCCGTCGGCCCGTACCCGCATGACCGAGACCGTCTTCGCCGAGATGATGGCGACGCAGGACCAGGATTTCGACGCCATGGCGCCGGAAAACATCTCGCCGCTGGTGGTTTGGCTGGGCAGTTCCGAATCCCGAGATGTCACCGGGAAGGTGTTCGAGGTCGAGGGCGGCATCATCCGGGTCGCCGAGGGCTGGGCGCACGGCCCGCAGGTCGACAAGGGCGCGAGGTGGGATCCGGCTGAGCTGGGACCCGTCGTCGCCGATCTGCTGGCCAAGGCGCGGCCTGCGGTTCCGGTTTACGGGGCTTAG
- a CDS encoding SDR family oxidoreductase: MTRAESGPLTREAIKLGLAGRVVLVTGGVRGVGAGISSVFAAQGATVITCARRAVEGSPYEFHSCDVRDDDAVRALIQGICDRHGVLDVVVNNAGGSPYVLTADSSAKFNRKIIELNLIGALSVSQHANDKMQGQQRGGSIVNICSVSGRRPTPGTAAYGAAKAGLENLTETLAVEWGPKVRVNACVVGMVETEQSELFYGDAESIAAISQNVPLRRLAKPEDVGWAAAFLASDAASYISGATLEVHGGGEPPHYLATTSAIK, encoded by the coding sequence GTGACCCGCGCCGAATCAGGCCCCCTAACTAGAGAAGCCATCAAGTTGGGCTTGGCCGGGCGGGTGGTCCTGGTCACCGGCGGCGTTCGAGGGGTAGGTGCCGGTATCAGCTCGGTTTTCGCCGCGCAGGGCGCCACCGTCATCACCTGCGCACGACGAGCCGTCGAGGGATCGCCCTACGAGTTTCACTCCTGCGACGTCCGCGACGATGACGCCGTCCGGGCATTAATCCAGGGGATCTGCGACCGGCACGGTGTGCTCGACGTCGTTGTAAACAACGCCGGCGGTTCGCCGTACGTGCTGACCGCGGATTCCAGCGCGAAGTTCAACCGCAAGATCATCGAGCTCAACCTGATTGGCGCCCTGTCGGTTTCGCAGCACGCCAACGACAAGATGCAAGGCCAACAGCGCGGCGGATCAATCGTCAACATCTGCAGCGTCAGCGGCCGACGTCCGACACCGGGCACCGCGGCGTATGGAGCGGCCAAGGCGGGCTTGGAAAACCTCACCGAGACACTGGCTGTGGAGTGGGGACCGAAGGTCCGGGTGAATGCGTGCGTGGTCGGCATGGTGGAGACCGAACAATCGGAACTGTTCTACGGTGATGCCGAGTCTATTGCCGCGATTTCGCAGAACGTGCCGCTGCGCCGGCTGGCCAAACCCGAGGATGTCGGTTGGGCCGCAGCATTTTTGGCCTCGGATGCGGCGTCCTACATCAGCGGTGCCACGTTGGAGGTGCATGGGGGCGGCGAGCCACCGCACTATCTCGCCACCACGAGCGCGATCAAGTAG